DNA from Electrophorus electricus isolate fEleEle1 chromosome 5, fEleEle1.pri, whole genome shotgun sequence:
TGTGGGGCACCACTGTTATGCCACTAGGAGACACTCATTGTGCAAGAAGTCCATTCTTGGTACACCTTCACTACAGTGGCTCATCCCACCCCAAGTTGGTGGTTTCTGAGATGCTACTACCCATCTCCCAGTACCCTAATATCATGCCCTTTTGGATATCATTCAAATTGCCTCCTTTGCCCATCATTTTGCACTTTGTTACAACGGACTGATGTGCTTGCTTATTTACAAGTGCAGCAAACCGCCACATGGCATCTGTGAGATCCCGGGCCACCCAGGGATGGTCAGAATATTCTGATATGGCTGTGTATTTATctttacaataaatgtattttataaaacatttctgaagatATTTCAAAGATATTTGTAAAACATGAGATATTGGCAAACCAAGGGTGAGGTGAACCATGAAATGGACAAAGGTCCTGGAACATACAGACACCACAGTGCTCCAAGTGCTCCCCCACTGTAAAGTGTTTTACAGGTGCTCAGTGAATAATTCTTTATAGTGTTTTCAGTAATTCTGGCATGCATTATTTAGATTCTCTGATGATTATATGCACAGAAAGACCTACATCCTATGCCATTTCTTTAAATATGAAGTCTTTGGATCTCTTTTTTATGAACGTTGCATCAATGGGGAGGTACTCACTCTAATGTTACCCTTgagaaaataatacaattataacGCACTATCCCCCCAGTCCGATTCAATAGTGTCTAAGACATTGTTGATATGATAAATGTGACTGAACTGTTTTTGTGGCCTTGCCATGTCTCTTATATTAAGGGGTCATTACTGAACAATAGCAGAATGTGTCCTCGATTCTGTACAGTGCTCTAACCAGGTTTAACATTTTGATGAGCTCTATGCTGTAATATTGTGGCCTAGGTTacataaagtaataaaacaacacTGCAGAATGTGCAGGCCTTGTACACAACTGCATATTGCCTATAGTTTCATTATTTCACTGTTGCACTGTTTTATACCATTATTTGATTAGATTACCTATTTATTCaccaatttattttaaactgaaaatacatttacagcacttggtaCACACCCTTATCCAGAAGCATTTTTTAGTCTCCATTAAATACACATTATCATGTGACAATAGTTAGGCCAAAGACCTGGCTAGAGGTGTATTGTCACGGCACAGCaccctcctcctagactcctccccatgtccGTGTGATGTCTTTTTGGTGTTTgtcatcgtgtgtgtgtaatacatggCTGTGCCCCACCCTTGTTAGTCAGTTACGATACACCTCAGAGTCCTCGCCTGTTAGTCATTCCTTGTTCGTGTTTAACCCAGTGTGCTGCTTTATTCAACTGCCCTACTGTGTTCAGAGTGTGTCATTTGCTTGTCAGATCTTGTCTTGTTTTCGCTCTGTGTTGTgcttcatgttttggttttttgttacGTGTCAAAATAAAcgtctgtttttgtttgaccGAAGCCTtgcctctgcatcctgccttgcCTCCCAATGTCACATGTGTACAAGTGCATATACCAGATCACTCTAAATCAGGTTCATATTGGTTTTAAGCAGGGGTATCATGCCTTcatcttttttcagtttttcagttcatttatgCTGAAACATACTTGCAATCCTTGGCtcttacatttgtaaaatttagaaaaagcaaaaacaagaacatgTGCTGCAGTATCGCAAAAACAGCTAGAAATAATCAACACAATTAAAAGGTAGACAAAGCCTTCTCAAGTGAAAAAGTTACCTGGGAACAAAACTAACTCGGAGGTTATGCTAACTTGTAGGTTAATATATCATAGGTTATGCTAACTTGAATGTTAGTTTGGACAAATCAACCTGCATTGTATGAATGTATGCAGAAACAAAAAATTTGGAGAATGTAAAAAAGGTAAGAATGCAGATAAATTTATTCATACAACATAACATCAAAATCAAAAGATGTTAAAGTGCCAAAGTAAGCgcaaagtgcaaaaaaaaaaagaaaaaagaaatccccaaaacatttcagtcttaTTGAACCATCTTCAGTGATTATTAAATTAACTAAAACTAAGTCTTTTTCAAGAGGTGATAAGAAGCTTTTATTAGCTAGAAAATAACCCACTGATGCTCCTTGAAGTTGTAGCATAGACACATTTCACTCTACAACCCCCTATAAGGCAATTTTGGGGAATGCCAAGAACAAAATAGTAGGGAAAACAAGATTTAGGTGAACTATCACACACAGTCTACAAATTtagcttgtttttttcttccattatcTTGTATGGCAGCACATTTACTAAAGAACCTAGCAATTGGATGTTTAGTTCGCAGGATAATGCTAGTTTAGACTACTGTATGCTTCTCACTCAGAATGATCCAGTCTACACATACAAGGGGAAGTGATTTACCAAATTCTGAATTAATTTGGCATGTTTTtagaaaacatcaaaaaaaatgTCTAATATGCTTCTGCAACTAAATAATCAGACTCAAagtggtaaaaataaataattacatttaaaaatcatatgacaccagtttttaaatattcataatttatattaattaaataaatagtatATATACTAATAATATACTCTCTGCTACTAGTCAATAGTTAACTGTGTGATTATGACTGGTGTTGGTTTCTGTAACCAACCGTGACCAATTCCAACATGGATAAGTGTTATGGGTGCATGTCTTTAAAGGGAAAGGCTTTGGACCCCTTCTGGCTCAAATAAGCAAGAACTGTATTAATTAGAGCAGTGTTAAGGTATCCATTTGCAGTGCTTGCTggctttttgttgttatttattggTTGAAATAGCCATCAGACATGCATTTACATATGCTTcttaaagtaatatttatttacacaaatttaCTTCATTTTAGTGTCCTGGCTAGAAAATAGGCCCACCTGTGGCTATGTGCCTGTTCAATTTAGCAATAGTAGTTCAtgttaaattttacatttagagGAAAACTGAATGCATCGCAAGTTCATTTGCTAAAAGCAAACTTCCTGTGGTCTCACCTCATTTTCCCTTCCACAGCCCCTCCCAAACCATGTGACCCTGTGAACTCCAACTGAACAACTGGTCTTTCATCACCTGAAAAAGACagcatttgtcttttaaatatctctgatattttagtgaattattttattttcatatcaaAACACTCCAGGTTTGAGTTTGTGATCATCGCAGAAGAAAAGACATGACATTCAGATACAGCTCCATGAAAATGTCATACTTGTGTGTAAAATGTCATTGAGAGATATCACTCACACATCATTAATCCAAAAAGCATCCGATGTTCTGCACATTATTTGTTGCACTTCGCTCAATAGGACTACCAATGTAAAGTCCTCTTACATATAATGCACTAATCTGTTTGCTGCTTTTGAACAGCTCATTTTGCAAATGGAAAAGGCCCCTCAAAATTTCAGACTCCACCTTCTTTTTCCACATGAAAGCATCTATTTCAGGCAAGAGCAGGAAAACAAAGCTGGCTATTTTAGAGCACAGTTTTGAGCCTGAATCTCCTCAAGAGTGTGTCCTCATAAAAGGTACAGAGAAAGCTGACTGATTAAAAGCTCAAAGGGCACAGACTGAGTTGACTTGCCTTAGCCACTGATGAAGCTTGCTGGGGGTAGAGCATGGAGGCACTCAGCGCCATCAACCCAGCAGGGAAGAGCAGCCCTTTCACCCTGCAGCCTGGGGACAAAGCAGAGTGAGACTACAAACATCCGGCCCTTCCAGGAATGGAGAAGAAAATAACCACATATCAAAAGGAATGACATCCTTTTGACAGATCTACCTTTGGCGAGGTAAAGTCCTAGGATTCCAGAAAAGCCCACAACACCAACACCTGGGTAGAACTCAGGTGGAGGACTGTTCAGAAACTCATAGGTGTCTGaaatagatatagagatatacagatataaagATATAATGATATACATCAGAAAAAACATGCCATCCTTGGAGATATGCATATCCTCACCTCTTGCAGTCCTTATAGACACATTAATACCAGGCTCTATGGTCTTATAAAACTCCTGAAATGTAATAAGAGCACAAAacgaacaacaaaaaaagatggGCGGattaacacacaaactcagataCACATAATACCTGCAGGACATTAATCAGTATAAGAAGCATCATTTAGCAGGTTACCTCTGCTTTTTCCTGGGCATATAATATCTTCTCCTGGAAAGTGACAAAAACATGGTAAGACACTGTGCCATCTCTTTGAAATGATTATCTTTTCTCCAAACTTTATCCAACCAGATAGGACGGACAGAATATAACAGACCAGTATGTATTTTTGACATCAGTGTCTACTCTTTTCTCTCACATATGAAAAATGGATGTGTGTAACAACACAAAAGTCAACGAGCTCTTGCCTAGCTATATGGGGTTTACCTGACACCATACAGTGTAGGGCTCTGCTGTTCTCCTCAGTGATGCTATTCCATGCTCCACATGGCCAACCTCTGTTTCTACATACTTCACTTgggagtgtggtgtggtgtagagGGATAGCTGAAAGGCAGATATTTAGCCTAACATTACTACTCTCAAACCAGtcaatatatatgtaatatgtagaTAGGTATAATATGCAATATATAGTGTGTCAGGCTTATGCTGAGGAAATACCTCCTCGATCATTAGGGAGGAATCACTTCTTTCTTTGGCATCACTGGCAGCAATAACAGTTCCTGACATAAAGTAGAGAGTACCAGACACGCCCAGTGCCGTTGCcaactgaaattaaaaaaataaagtgctACTTAGATGAATCGTTTTATTATATGAACTATTCAAAACGTCACCAATTAACAACGCATGCACAGTAATTGACGCTTATGTgaaaaaataattcatataGCCAATgttgctagctaacctagctaactacagatttatttaaaatctagctagatagctaacctaacctagcagCATAGTTGGGTCCTAATAATTAAGTTTGATTATTAGGTCTAATATTTAGCTAGGCAAAGTTTTAATTTTTACTAATTGTAAAGCATTTAGAAATGCAATGTGTAGTCACTTTCAGCAAAGGAAATGAATCAAAACAGCCCATTAAActtttaaactaatgttagctaCCGACACTGGACAGGCAACTAGAGATAGCCAGCGTTATCTTGGTTAGTGAGCTTAACGCTACCTAGGTAAATCTCTAGTTGGCTGtccagtagctagctagcgttagacAGCTAGCGTTAACTAGGTTACCTACATCAACTACATCAAAACAGGCAGCAAGCTCTAGCGTTTTGCACATCCTCATTTTCAGTCGAAGGCCCAGGAGTCAAATGCATCGAAACTATACATTATAATTAAGACATGACCTAACAATATGTGACAGTGAAAAAATAAACGTTACCTTAACCAGGCTAAGACTCCCACTGTTTAACATGCTCACTTTCTTGAAAACGTCACGATTCTACGGCAAGCAAATAGAAACAAATAGCTTCTCTCCGTGGCGTTAGAACGTTCCAAAATTAGTTGtattttcagaaacaaaataaaacaaatcctgTATATTAAGGTTATGTTTtcattaatatatacataatagGCATACAATATATTATAGACATATAAGTTATTCATATAGGCTGATATAGATGGTTTGTATGCACCCTGCCCTTGCCAAGATCAGTGAAAATGAACTAGAGCTAGCTTATACTTCTGACTATTATGAAACCTCAAATTTTAGGTTAAGAcactgattttattattattattttcggGTATAAAGTTTTGCGTAAAACCTGTTATTATATAATACAAGTTATTATATAaatcatattattatataataaaaatgtatatattatataatacaggAGTGCATAAAtcacagaacaaacacaagcacacgaTCTTTACCAGTTTCTTTAGAACGTAAGATACAGAAGAGATTAAATTATCTTTTTGTTTGACAAAAGACTGTACTTTGCTACTGATAATGTTGAATAACGTATAATTTTGACATTTGTACAATACTTTATATACATCTCAGTATTCTTTAATAGTTAACGGGGGGAGGTACAATCTCAATATCTTTTATTGTGAATGAGGAGGAAAGCACTATTCCAAACGTTTCTTTTAGTAATTCGGTAATTTCTTCATCTGAAAgatctgttttggtttttactgGCTGTCCCTCCGCAGAAGGCAAGCTGGTGAGGATTAATTTGCGGCCTATGAGTGTAATTCTTCCATTGGGTAATAACAGGGAACAGAGTGATTTGCAGAAGAATATGGAGTTCACGGAACTCTGATGGTAATCGCACATGGCCTTGAAATCATCCCTTTGACATGGCTCAAGTGTGAATTTGTACAGTTCTTTCCATGTGCTGTTCTCTTTTGGGTCTTTTATTATGTCACTCTCCGACTGCATTTCCATATAGATAAGCTTCCCTTGCGTTCGAACGCGGTACACTCCATGACTCTGACACTGTGGACTCTCGATCTCAAGGGAAAGTGGTAACTGGAAACCACAGCCAAAACCCACATCACAGAGCCACCTGTGCCCGTCAAGCGTCACCATTATAATTAAGTGATCAAACGGTGGCCCGTAGGCACTTGTGAGTCGGTTCTTTACCTGCGCAGCGAGGATATCAACGTCGAATCCCAGCTGAATCAAAAGCCAAGAGAAAAGCCCATTATTTTCATAGCAAAATCCTCCacgattttttaaaacaatcttTTCATAGAGCGATGGAAGTTCTAAGCTGACACGTTCGCCCATGTGAATGGTAAGGTCTTCGAAAGGAACTGTCAATAAGTGATTTAAATGGATTGTTCGCAGCGTTTCTATCGTCGGAGGACACGGACCAGAGCAGCCGATGCGGGttaaatatttctgaaaatCCATTCTTATTGAAATGACACTGTAATctcactgtttaaaaacaatccGTTTTAAACACTTCGAAAGTTTCTTCTATATCTCCTTggatattttgtacatacaaaggttaaaaaaacaaaatactaaaAAGTAAAACTTTTATAAAACAGTGGGCTATTAAGATCATTCAACTTCAAACATCAGACTAGATCTACTGCCCAAAATGAAACGTGAAAATTGTTTCCAGGAAGTTggctaaaataacaaaattcGAAAACGAATTCGAGTCGACCTTTGGTCGTTGTGTTTTCGTACGGCTACTACAGGACTAGTCCACACTAACATCGGCTTTTCTACGTTTTCCCATTTAAACACACTAAAACGGAGTTTTCCCACCTCTGAAAACGcatcatttcaaatccaatcAAAGAGGCTAATTCTAAAAACGCCGTTTTGGAGCTGTAGTGTGACTAAGAAAAATGTAGCTTTTAGAAAACAGCATTATGAATCTTGAAAAACGTGATCACAATACCGATATCAAattctgtcaaaataaaagtctcgAATCAACGTTttatagtacattttaaaacagttaaacGATCTCTAACACTAATTTCCCAGCCATACTAGTTTAACTACAGGTTTTACACCTAGCGTGACAGAAATCTGATATCTTTGACTCCTCACCTAATATAGCTAATAGTCCATTTcttcaaaatggcattttacATGAAGGTTCATGTGTCTTTCTAATACAGTATCAATAAAGTGTCGGTGCAAAACTCTGTTTACAAGATGTATGCTCAAATCAAcagatttctttttatttttaactcatGTAATATGTGCTTCTATCTACTTTAGAATAGCTAATAGGTCTATGTCTTTACTATCACAGTATCATTAAAATACCAGGACTAAATTGCATTTCCCAGCTATGCTAATTTGATTATAGGCTGTACACTCAGAATTACAGAAATCTTCTGTTTTGACCCATTACCTCTTATATGTTCTCCTTGTTATTCAAAGACCtatatttttcttcaaaaaacaATTTGTATTAAATATTCACGTCTTGACTATGACAGTAGCAACACTATGCCAGCACAAAACTGCATTTCTCAGTCACACTACTGTGACTATACTCTGTACACCCAAAATGGCAGAAATCCACTGAAACACTAGTGTAATCAAAACACCACAACTGTGTTTCcaatttatttgttattgtggACTAGGCCTTAGTCTGGCTgtgcaaacatacatgcacacatttacaaatgttcaatAATGCTGTCTCCTGGCTAACAGAGCCAGTATTATTGGCGTTAGTCAATTTACTGCATCATATAATCCAATCACAGATTCTCACAGACTCTTGAGTAGGCTGCTCTGATTTAATCAAGACTAGAGATGTATGTggagttggggggtggggaggggtggggtagGTGACCTCCTGACTGCTTTCCTGTATTAACTGGGCGGTATCACCCTGATCATGACCAGAATGAACCACCtggttacagagagagagagcgatatgTCAGTAACCAGCCAGCAGATGCTGCTATAAGAAAGCAAAAGTGATAGTATTATCTGTTTGAGTGAATTTTCACTGCAAACTAAAGATTTCTCACCGTTTTCTCTTTCAAACATTGATGAGTTACTGGTACTCAAGGTCTTCCATTCATTTATATACCTGcgtaaataaaataacttaatTTTAATAACAGCATGCATTTTGCTAAAAGATGAGATCATCATATTCAATTGCATTGTGCATGCTGTTTTATATGTGCATATTAATCATAGTTACTCATCAAAGTTGAGTGCATTTGTCCATTCAATCAGCTCGTCTACCTCCCACTCCAGTATGTTATCGGGTCCCAGCTGCTGGACAGCACTTATCATACCTTGGGTGGAGTTCTCCACCAGCAGTGCtgcttctctgtgctctgtgcaaGCATGCAGAGTTCCCTCATCATACCTGTGCACAGGTTTAAGTGGGTCAACACTGTCAAAACCTCACATACTCACCACATAAACAGCCATGCTTGATATACAAGCGTCCAATGCGCTCACATTTTTTTCATCCACTCAATCTTTCGTAACTTCCTTCTTCTCTCTGCATCTTGCCGTCTGTGAATTTTGCAGTGGTGAAATTGGGTCCTCTTGTTGCTAGTGTCTTGAGTAATGTCATTGATGAGGGGGCAAATCTTTCAACAGAGACCACATAGTAAAATTATCTATGCAGATAAAAAGCACATTCATGTTGCTCAGATTGGAAGTAGCCTAGTTTCTGCACTTcttgtgcatttcttttatgTGTTGAGTAGTCTTCATTTATTGATAGTGATAATTAAGaatgcctatatatatatatatatatatatatatatatatataaaaaacacattagTTCCTTGAAGTAGTTTCTTAATTATTAGTACTTACATCTATAAGTCATGCAACAAATATTAGAACTAAGAGCTACCTTGCCAGACAGTAAGCGCCATCCATTATTCTCAACACGATAGTACCAGCCAGAGCGATCATCGTGGGCCAACAGATGGCCATTATGAATCTGTCGGGGGACAGGTCTCTTCTGCCCGGCATGTGTGTAGTCCTTTGGACTGCTGGCACACAGATCCACTACTGGACGATGTGTGAAGATTTTGTAATAGATGCTTGGAGGAAAGGTCAACTGGAATGCAAGAATAACAATCAATTAAAAAagggagaaataaacagaatatagaTACATGATAAGATCAGTATTCAGTTCTCAAAACAAacccatttaaaaacaacaacaatgcaaAACTGACATTGCAGTCTGAATAGCCATTAATAAGATGAGAGAATATGAATGGATGCCAGTGTACTTACTCCCCCCAGTCTGAAGCGTATAAAGACACCTGAGGCAGCATCCAGCAAATCGGCCTACAACACAAAACATGGGATATTTGGGAGCCCACTCAAAAGACTTGAGagcaaataacaaataacaggTTTTCATGGTACTAAACTACTTTTTTTGGACAAGGATGGATGTAATGTCAAACATAATGGCAAGTATATGGTTTTGTATGAAAACTCTTAAAGAACAAGTCTGTATTTTTCAGGACAGGAATTTGATGGTAAGGAgtacataatgaaatataacTGTGTCATAACTGTATATTTGTAAGAGGTAATTATAAAC
Protein-coding regions in this window:
- the apoob gene encoding apolipoprotein O, b isoform X1, producing MDFQKYLTRIGCSGPCPPTIETLRTIHLNHLLTVPFEDLTIHMGERVSLELPSLYEKIVLKNRGGFCYENNGLFSWLLIQLGFDVDILAAQNRDVFKKVSMLNSGSLSLVKLATALGVSGTLYFMSGTVIAASDAKERSDSSLMIEELSLYTTPHSQVKYVETEVGHVEHGIASLRRTAEPYTVWCQEKILYAQEKAEEFYKTIEPGINVSIRTARDTYEFLNSPPPEFYPGVGVVGFSGILGLYLAKGCRVKGLLFPAGLMALSASMLYPQQASSVAKVMKDQLFSWSSQGHMVWEGLWKGK
- the apoob gene encoding apolipoprotein O, b isoform X5, with translation MSGTVIAASDAKERSDSSLMIEELSLYTTPHSQVKYVETEVGHVEHGIASLRRTAEPYTVWCQEKILYAQEKAEEFYKTIEPGINVSIRTARDTYEFLNSPPPEFYPGVGVVGFSGILGLYLAKGCRVKGLLFPAGLMALSASMLYPQQASSVAKVMKDQLFSWSSQGHMVWEGLWKGK
- the apoob gene encoding apolipoprotein O, b isoform X3; protein product: MRMCKTLELAACFDVVDLATALGVSGTLYFMSGTVIAASDAKERSDSSLMIEELSLYTTPHSQVKYVETEVGHVEHGIASLRRTAEPYTVWCQEKILYAQEKAEEFYKTIEPGINVSIRTARDTYEFLNSPPPEFYPGVGVVGFSGILGLYLAKGCRVKGLLFPAGLMALSASMLYPQQASSVAKVMKDQLFSWSSQGHMVWEGLWKGK
- the apoob gene encoding apolipoprotein O, b isoform X4, which codes for MLNSGSLSLVKLATALGVSGTLYFMSGTVIAASDAKERSDSSLMIEELSLYTTPHSQVKYVETEVGHVEHGIASLRRTAEPYTVWCQEKILYAQEKAEEFYKTIEPGINVSIRTARDTYEFLNSPPPEFYPGVGVVGFSGILGLYLAKGCRVKGLLFPAGLMALSASMLYPQQASSVAKVMKDQLFSWSSQGHMVWEGLWKGK
- the apoob gene encoding apolipoprotein O, b isoform X2, translating into MDFQKYLTRIGCSGPCPPTIETLRTIHLNHLLTVPFEDLTIHMGERVSLELPSLYEKIVLKNRGGFCYENNGLFSWLLIQLGFDVDILAAQLATALGVSGTLYFMSGTVIAASDAKERSDSSLMIEELSLYTTPHSQVKYVETEVGHVEHGIASLRRTAEPYTVWCQEKILYAQEKAEEFYKTIEPGINVSIRTARDTYEFLNSPPPEFYPGVGVVGFSGILGLYLAKGCRVKGLLFPAGLMALSASMLYPQQASSVAKVMKDQLFSWSSQGHMVWEGLWKGK